TATATAATAAACAAAGTTTATTAAAAGAAATTTCATTTAAATTTCTTTTTCCTTTTTCTATTTTAGAAATATAGCTTTGATCAATTTCTAAATAATTTGCAACTTGTTCTTGACTATAATTATTTTCCTCCCTTAGTTGTTTTAACCGTTCATACATTAACACCATTTTATCACCTTGCCTAATCCTCATATAAAATATTTTTATTCTAAAAGTTTCAACGCCGTTATTTAGTATAATATTAGGCATAATATATTATGTCCTAATTATTATATAAATATTTGTATTTATTATGACAAAATGAAAAAATTAAAAAATAATAATTTTTAAAATCAATTAAAAAGATTA
This region of Methanobrevibacter millerae genomic DNA includes:
- a CDS encoding helix-turn-helix domain-containing protein, whose protein sequence is MPNIILNNGVETFRIKIFYMRIRQGDKMVLMYERLKQLREENNYSQEQVANYLEIDQSYISKIEKGKRNLNEISFNKLCLLYNCSSDYLLGKSNAHEPPKLAFRSDESVDLFAIAKMNQVIGYLKYLRKIERKIEND